A stretch of DNA from Candidatus Pantoea bituminis:
GCCGGTGAACGCGGGCCAGAACATTCGCCTGATTGGTGATGACATTCGTGCAGGCACAGGCGTGCTTGCGGCGGGCGTCAGGTTAGGTGCTGCGGAATTACCGCTGCTGGCCTCGCTGGGCATTGCAGAGGTCAGCGTGTTGCGTAAACTTCGCGTTGCGGTTTTTTCAACCGGTGATGAATTACAGCCGGTAGGTCATCCCTTGGCAGCAGGCCAAATCTACGACACCAATCGATTTACCGTCTCTTTAATGCTGAAAAAGTTGGGCTGTGAAGTTATCGATCTCGGCATTATTAAAGATGATCCCAACGCGCTGCGTGCTGCCTTTGAAGAAGCCGATCGACAGGCCGATGTGGTGATCAGCACCGGCGGTGTTTCTGTCGGTGAAGCTGATTTCACCAAAACCATGCTGGAAGAGTTAGGCGCTATTACTTTCTGGAAGCTGGCCATCAAACCCGGCAAACCGTTTGCTTTTGGTCGCCTGGCTAACAGCTGGTTTTGTGGATTGCCAGGCAATCCGGTCTCCGCTGCGGTAACATTTTACCAGCTGGTTGTGCCGCTGCTCGCCACGCTAACGGGCCAGAAAAATCTGCGCTGCCGCCGCGTCAAAAAGTCCGTGCGGCAACACGCCTGAAAAAACGCCGGGCCGCCTCGATTTCCAGCGCGGCTTCTACCGTCGTAACGATCAGGGCGAATTAGAAGTGCATTCCACCGGGCCACAAGGTTCACATGTTTTTAGCTCCTTCGCACAGGCCAACTGCTTTATTGTTCTGGAGCGAGAGCGTGAGAATGTTGAAGCGGGTGAATGGGTTGAAATTGAACCGTTCAACGCGCTGCTGGAGGGGTAAATGCTGCCCGAGTTAAGCGACGAAGAAATGCTGCGCTATAACCGACAAATTGTGTTGCGTGGTTTCGATTTCGACGGCCAAGAGCAACTCAAAGCCAGCCGTGCGTTGGTGGTAGGTTTAGGGGGATTAGGCTGTGCCGCTGCGCCCTATTTAGCCGCAGCGGGCGTAGGAAGCCTGACGTTGCTTGATTTCGACACGGTGTCGCTCTCAAACCTGCAACGGCAAATATTGCACCATGATGCAGATATTGGTTACGCCAAAGTGGAATCTGCTGCGCAAAGTCTGGCGATGATTAATCCACATTGCCAGGTGAATACCGTCAGCACGCGGCTAGAGGATGAAGCGATGCGCACGTTGATCGCCACGCATCATGTGGTGCTGGACTGCACCGATAACGTTCAGGTGCGCGAGCAGCTAAACCGCTTATGCCGTCAGCAGCGCGTGCCGCTGGTTTCCGGTGCAGCGATTCGTATGGAAGGCCAAATCAGCGTGTTTACCTGGCAGCCGAATACGCCCTGCTATCGCTGCATTAGCCGCCTTTTTGGCGAGCAGACATTAAGCTGCGTAGAAGCTGGCGTCATGGCCCCGCTGGTGGGTGTGATTGGAGCTATGCAAGCAATGGAAGCGATTAAACTGCTGACACACTACGGCACGCCCGCAACATCTCGCTTATTAATGTACGATGCCATGAGTGCAGAATTCCGCAGCATGAAGGTGGCGCAGGATGCGCACTGCGAAGTGTGTGGCGACAAATAGCGAAGAGAAAAAACGGGGTAGCCAGCGCTACCCCGTTTTTTTAGACGATGCCCTGACTGCGCAGGTAATCTTCGTAGTTACCGGTGAAGTCCACGATGCGATCTTCTTTCATTTCCATGACGCGAGTTGCCAGCGAGCTGACAAATTCACGGTCATGTGAAACGAAAATCAACGTCCCCTCATACATTTCCAACGCCATATTCAGCGATTCAATGGATTCCATATCAAGGTGGTTGGTGGGTTCATCCATAATCAGGATGTTCGGTTTTTCCAACATTAACTTACCGAACAGCATGCGTCCCTTTTCACCACCGGAAAGCACTTTAGCTGGCTTCTTAATATCATCCTGAGAAAACAGCAGGCGGCCCAAAATGCCACGAATGACTTGCTCGTCATCACCTTGCTGTTTCCACTGGCTCATCCAGTCAAACACGGTGAGATCATTTGCAAAATCTTCGGCATGATCCTGAGCGTAATAACCGATGCGCGCATTTTCTGACCATTTAACGTTGCCGCTTTCCGGCGTCAATTCGCCCACCAGCGTTTTCAGTAAAGTCGATTTACCGATACCGTTGGCACCCAGCACCGCTAATTTCTCGCCGACTTCAAGCATCAGGTTTAAATTTTTAAACAGCGGACCGTTATCAAAACCTTTGGTAATCGCTTCAACTTCGAGCGCATTACGGAACAATTTTTTATCTTGTTCAAAACGAATAAACGGGTTCTGTCGGCTGGAGGCTTTTACTTCATCCAGCTTAATTTTATCCATCTGTTTCGCACGTGAAGTTGCCTGGCGCGATTTAGAGGCGTTGGCGCTAAAGCGGCTAACAAATGATTGCAGATCGGCAATTTGTGCTTTTTTCTTGGCATTATCCGATAACAGACGTTCGCGGGCCTGAGTGGCTGCGGTCATATATTCGTCATAGTTGCCCGAATAAACACGGAGTTCGCCGTAGTCTAAATCCGCCATATGCGTACAGACCATATTCAAAAAGTGACGGTCATGCGAAATGATAATCATGGTGCTGTCGCGTTCGTTAAGAACCTGCTCCAGCCAGCGGATGGTGTCGATATCCAGGTTGTTGGTCGGTTCGTCCAGCAACAAAATATCCGGATTAGAGAACAGCGCCTGCGCCAACAACACGCGTAATTTAAAGCCCGGTGCAATTTCGCTCATCGGACCATAATGCTGCTCAACTGGAATACCTACACCGAGTAATAACTCTCCGGCACGTGATTCCGCACTGTAACCATCCATTTCACCGTAAAGCACTTCAAGGTCTGCGACTTTATAGCCATCTTCTTCGCTCATTTCTGGCAAAGCATATATACGATCGCGTTCTTCTTTAACTTCCCATAATTCATGGTGACCCATGATAACGGTATCGAGCACACTATATTGTTCAAAGGCGAACTGATCCTGGCGTAACTTACCGATACGTTCATTCGGATCGTAAGAAACATTTCCGCCGCTTGGCACCAGATCGCCACCCAGAATCTTCATGAAGGTGGATTTACCGCTGCCGTTCGCACCGATTAAACCGTAACGATTACCGCCGCCAAATTTAACGGAGATGTTCTCGAACAGTGGCTTGCTGCCAAACTGCATGGTGATATTGCTGCTAACTAACACGGCATTGACCTTTGTGAAGAAGTGGATGAAAAAACGGCGGCTATTATGCCAGATGTGATGTAGCGCACGCCAGCGCAAGGCGTGCGGGCTAAGCAGAGTAGTTGATAAACAGGTGTAAATAAAAAAGCCGAGGCGCCAATATTGGCCCTCGGCTCCCGCATACAAGGATCGTGTTGATTAATCGATCAGGAAACTGTCCAGGCTCTTGCCTGAATCCAATGCTTTTTTAATCGCTGCTGGTGTACGGCCTTGGCCGGTCCATGATTTGGTTTCACCGTTTTCATCGGTATAAGAATATTTTGCTGGACGCGGAGCACGCTTAGAACGTTTTTTACCTGGCTCCAGAGCGCCTAATAATTCATTTGGGTCAATGCCGTCTGCCAACAGCATTTCGCGATATTTAGAGAGCTTTTCTTCTTTTTCGCGATTTTGAGTCTCTTCCGCTTCTGCTTCTTCGCGACGTTCGGTCACAACAACGGTTAATTTCTCGAGAATTTCTTCCAGGTCAGTCAGCGGCAGTTCACGAGCCTGGGCACGTAATGTGCGAATGTTGTTCAGAACTTTAAATGCGTCACTCATCACAATGTCCTTGATTGAGGGGGTAATTAAAACTGTAGCGTTAAGATTACCTAATTCAAATAAAAAATAAATTAATTTTACGCTACAGATTATTCTGAGCGCTAATTTAAATCGCTACGCTTTTTTTATCACCTCATTTTATGGGCTTTATTAACGTAGAATTAACAGTCTCGTGGTGTTAACCCCAAACTCTGGAATCGATTTCAGGCGAGAGCATTTCAGAAATTCTTCCTGATAGCTTTTAAACAAATTCATAAAAAGGTAACAGGATTATTCCCGCAGACGTTGGCGCACGGGTTTTAACGGGGACTAAACCACGATCTCAACCAGAAGGTTCTACAAGCCA
This window harbors:
- the moeB gene encoding molybdopterin-synthase adenylyltransferase MoeB, with product MLPELSDEEMLRYNRQIVLRGFDFDGQEQLKASRALVVGLGGLGCAAAPYLAAAGVGSLTLLDFDTVSLSNLQRQILHHDADIGYAKVESAAQSLAMINPHCQVNTVSTRLEDEAMRTLIATHHVVLDCTDNVQVREQLNRLCRQQRVPLVSGAAIRMEGQISVFTWQPNTPCYRCISRLFGEQTLSCVEAGVMAPLVGVIGAMQAMEAIKLLTHYGTPATSRLLMYDAMSAEFRSMKVAQDAHCEVCGDK
- a CDS encoding ABC-F family ATPase, whose protein sequence is MLVSSNITMQFGSKPLFENISVKFGGGNRYGLIGANGSGKSTFMKILGGDLVPSGGNVSYDPNERIGKLRQDQFAFEQYSVLDTVIMGHHELWEVKEERDRIYALPEMSEEDGYKVADLEVLYGEMDGYSAESRAGELLLGVGIPVEQHYGPMSEIAPGFKLRVLLAQALFSNPDILLLDEPTNNLDIDTIRWLEQVLNERDSTMIIISHDRHFLNMVCTHMADLDYGELRVYSGNYDEYMTAATQARERLLSDNAKKKAQIADLQSFVSRFSANASKSRQATSRAKQMDKIKLDEVKASSRQNPFIRFEQDKKLFRNALEVEAITKGFDNGPLFKNLNLMLEVGEKLAVLGANGIGKSTLLKTLVGELTPESGNVKWSENARIGYYAQDHAEDFANDLTVFDWMSQWKQQGDDEQVIRGILGRLLFSQDDIKKPAKVLSGGEKGRMLFGKLMLEKPNILIMDEPTNHLDMESIESLNMALEMYEGTLIFVSHDREFVSSLATRVMEMKEDRIVDFTGNYEDYLRSQGIV
- a CDS encoding H-NS family histone-like protein, which encodes MSDAFKVLNNIRTLRAQARELPLTDLEEILEKLTVVVTERREEAEAEETQNREKEEKLSKYREMLLADGIDPNELLGALEPGKKRSKRAPRPAKYSYTDENGETKSWTGQGRTPAAIKKALDSGKSLDSFLID